In the Flavobacterium acetivorans genome, one interval contains:
- a CDS encoding triple tyrosine motif-containing protein, producing MTLKKLILYFSFLLIPLPTLVCQVKNIGLPEVRNYKRTDYKGEPQNWNIDQDKNGNLYFANGKGLLQFDGSTWRKYTLPNSGLIRSFKIDKTGKIFVGSYSEFGYFKPDSKGKLNYYSLSKLIKKTPTKIIDIIWKIHIHKESVIFQSFARAYILRNNKLEILDAPNRFQFSFHVDDRIYFQDIEKGILEYKNGNLYPLPGTTLLNNSEIWGILPLPDNKLLITTLEKGLFLYDFKKIIPWNTDANTFIKKNSSLGGTVIKDKFIVLNSVLNGVIICDTKGKIVQHINHKKGLQNNTVLSSFVDSKNNLWLGLDNGIAFLNENSPFTYFGFSYDISTVYASVIHKGNLYVATNRGLFYHSWHTPFMEKNFELVEGTIGQTWGIRVIDNELLCANNRGALVIEGGKAVKTLDNKGYLDFKKIPNLSNYMIASNYNGYAVFKKTSNGWQYQNQIKGFDKSSNNFELDSSTLWFKKDELVYQMILSSDLKKFESIKTHQNISNDVKGIGSIQRIKNTVYFQTDNHFYKYSKEQESFFLDKKMSLLFKNIPRINSLTEDTYGNYWYIFNESLGALMKHENGSYRNVVAPFFNLTGNLVHNYTSINAIDPKNIFIGLTDGLAHYDSTLPNNFVTKPNAFIRSFHFTGEELILENGQSKIEKYKIPYASNHVKFTFSSPTYENLENVEFSYKLEGFDEAWSNWSTVSMKEYTYLKEGDYKMKVKVRNSYGIQSEETTVAFTISPPWYRHFLAYILYFFIVVASIYFIRERIKIKIRKNKYYETLEQRRLYLEKESKIRQEQYDLEKEIEKLKNDKLQIKILAKDKELVSSSLQVAKKNKIFNGIINNLKEINTDSFDENTKFKFTKLNKSIVKEVNTDKSWKDLEKHIKNVHFDFLKRLKEKYPTISPREMDLSTYLLMNMSTKEIAEIMNISSGGVELARYRLRKKLELNKKENLVGFLMSI from the coding sequence ATGACATTAAAAAAACTTATTCTTTATTTTTCTTTTCTTTTAATTCCGTTGCCAACATTGGTCTGCCAAGTAAAAAATATTGGCTTACCTGAAGTAAGAAATTATAAAAGAACTGATTATAAAGGCGAGCCACAAAATTGGAATATTGACCAAGACAAAAATGGCAACTTGTATTTTGCCAATGGAAAAGGCTTACTACAATTTGACGGTTCTACATGGCGCAAATACACATTACCAAATTCAGGTTTGATAAGAAGTTTTAAAATTGATAAAACCGGTAAAATTTTCGTTGGAAGTTACAGTGAATTTGGGTATTTCAAACCCGACTCAAAGGGAAAGCTAAACTATTATTCTTTGTCCAAATTAATAAAAAAGACCCCTACTAAAATAATAGATATCATCTGGAAAATACACATCCATAAGGAATCCGTGATTTTCCAGTCCTTTGCCAGAGCCTATATCCTCAGGAATAACAAACTAGAGATACTAGATGCCCCTAACCGATTCCAATTTTCATTTCATGTAGACGACAGAATCTATTTTCAAGATATTGAAAAAGGCATTCTTGAATATAAAAATGGAAATCTCTATCCATTACCGGGAACAACTCTTCTAAATAATAGTGAAATTTGGGGAATCCTTCCTCTTCCAGACAACAAACTATTAATTACAACACTAGAGAAAGGCCTCTTCCTGTATGACTTCAAAAAAATTATTCCATGGAATACTGATGCCAACACTTTTATTAAAAAAAACAGCTCTTTAGGAGGCACTGTGATCAAAGACAAATTCATTGTTCTCAATTCTGTCCTAAATGGAGTCATCATCTGTGATACTAAAGGTAAAATAGTACAACATATCAATCATAAAAAAGGACTTCAAAACAATACTGTGCTCTCTTCTTTTGTAGACAGCAAAAACAATTTATGGTTAGGTCTTGATAACGGCATAGCGTTTTTAAATGAGAATTCTCCTTTTACCTATTTCGGATTCAGCTACGACATCAGTACCGTTTACGCATCAGTGATACACAAGGGCAATCTTTATGTTGCCACTAACAGAGGTCTTTTTTATCATTCTTGGCATACTCCGTTCATGGAAAAAAATTTCGAGCTTGTAGAAGGCACAATAGGACAAACATGGGGTATACGAGTTATTGACAATGAATTATTATGCGCCAATAATAGAGGAGCATTAGTCATTGAAGGGGGAAAAGCAGTTAAAACACTAGACAACAAAGGATATTTGGATTTCAAAAAAATCCCGAATCTCTCTAATTATATGATTGCCTCAAATTATAATGGCTATGCCGTATTTAAAAAAACATCAAACGGCTGGCAATATCAAAACCAAATAAAAGGGTTTGATAAATCATCTAACAATTTTGAACTAGACAGCTCCACTTTATGGTTCAAAAAAGATGAATTAGTTTATCAAATGATCTTATCATCAGATTTAAAAAAATTTGAATCTATCAAAACCCATCAAAACATATCAAATGACGTCAAAGGCATTGGAAGTATTCAACGTATAAAAAATACTGTCTATTTTCAAACTGACAATCATTTTTACAAATATTCAAAAGAACAAGAGTCATTTTTTTTAGACAAAAAAATGTCATTACTTTTCAAAAATATTCCTCGAATCAATTCCTTAACTGAAGACACTTATGGCAACTACTGGTATATCTTTAATGAATCTCTGGGGGCATTAATGAAGCATGAAAATGGAAGTTACAGAAACGTTGTTGCACCATTTTTTAATCTTACCGGAAACTTGGTCCACAACTATACTTCGATCAACGCCATAGATCCCAAAAACATTTTTATAGGTTTAACAGACGGTCTAGCACATTATGACTCTACACTGCCAAATAATTTTGTTACTAAGCCTAACGCTTTTATAAGAAGTTTTCACTTCACAGGCGAGGAACTAATTTTAGAAAATGGACAAAGTAAAATTGAAAAATATAAAATTCCGTACGCTTCTAATCATGTAAAATTTACTTTTTCATCACCTACTTATGAAAATCTTGAAAATGTGGAATTCTCGTATAAACTAGAAGGATTCGATGAGGCGTGGAGCAATTGGTCTACCGTTTCGATGAAAGAATACACTTATCTAAAAGAAGGAGACTACAAAATGAAAGTAAAAGTCAGAAATAGCTACGGGATTCAATCTGAAGAAACCACGGTCGCATTTACCATTTCGCCACCATGGTACAGGCATTTCTTAGCTTATATTCTATACTTCTTCATTGTTGTAGCAAGCATCTATTTTATACGTGAAAGAATTAAAATTAAAATTCGAAAAAACAAATACTACGAAACCCTCGAACAACGAAGATTGTATTTAGAAAAAGAATCAAAAATCAGACAGGAACAATATGACTTAGAAAAAGAAATTGAAAAATTGAAGAATGACAAACTTCAAATTAAAATCCTGGCAAAAGACAAAGAATTAGTGAGCAGCTCTTTGCAAGTAGCTAAAAAGAATAAAATTTTCAATGGTATCATCAATAACCTGAAAGAAATTAATACTGACTCTTTTGATGAAAACACAAAATTTAAGTTCACTAAATTAAATAAAAGCATTGTCAAAGAAGTAAATACGGATAAAAGCTGGAAAGATTTAGAAAAACACATCAAAAATGTACATTTTGACTTTCTCAAAAGATTAAAAGAAAAATATCCTACAATATCTCCACGAGAAATGGATCTGTCGACCTATTTATTAATGAACATGTCTACAAAGGAGATTGCTGAGATTATGAATATTTCAAGCGGAGGTGTAGAACTAGCCCGATACAGATTGAGAAAAAAACTAGAACTTAATAAAAAAGAGAATCTCGTGGGCTTTTTGATGAGTATTTAA
- the gldJ gene encoding gliding motility lipoprotein GldJ: MKVNKIMALRLMLSMLLMVGLASCSKKSSSKSASRATGWNVDSKKASANKKQVAGPGLVFVEGGTFTMGKVEDDVMHDWNNTATQQHVQSFYMDETEVTNFMYLEYLDWLKNVFPPTEDNYKHIYEGASPDTLVWRDRLGYNETMTNNYLRHPSYADYPVVGVNWLQAVEFSKWRTDRVNEAILEKNGYLKKNAKTNDVSAESSFSTETYLNAPTMTYGGNEEVVLKKGVGKKPKTGKDGAVIEQKNVYAQRSSGIILPEYRLPTEAEWEYAAAADVGQREYNIYKGQKKYPWSGGYTRSGKRQNKGDQLANFKQGNGDYGGIAGWSDDGADITNAVKKYPANDFGLYDMAGNVAEWVADVYRPVIDNEANDFNYFRGNLYTKNKIGKDGKVEIVTKDNIKYDTLSNGKIIARNFPGQIAQVPVDEQETYLRQNFDKSDNIGYRDGDKQSSKFYNFGSSESENDKATTDKNMYNSPKHNVTTDSLGLMVRKYDKSSKRTTLINDKVRVYKGGSWRDRAYWLDPAQRRYFPQDMATDYIGFRCAMSRVGPKAEKRKSPRN, from the coding sequence ATGAAAGTAAACAAAATTATGGCTTTACGATTGATGTTATCAATGTTACTGATGGTTGGTTTAGCCAGTTGTAGTAAGAAATCCAGCTCAAAAAGTGCTTCTAGGGCTACTGGTTGGAATGTTGACAGTAAAAAAGCTTCAGCTAATAAAAAACAAGTTGCGGGTCCAGGTTTAGTTTTCGTCGAAGGCGGAACTTTTACTATGGGTAAAGTAGAGGATGATGTAATGCATGATTGGAACAATACTGCAACACAGCAGCATGTCCAGTCCTTTTATATGGATGAGACTGAAGTGACTAATTTTATGTATTTGGAATATTTGGACTGGTTGAAAAATGTTTTCCCTCCAACCGAAGATAACTATAAGCATATTTATGAAGGCGCATCTCCAGATACACTTGTTTGGAGAGATAGATTGGGATATAATGAGACGATGACTAATAATTATTTAAGACATCCTTCTTATGCTGATTATCCTGTTGTAGGTGTTAATTGGCTTCAAGCAGTTGAATTCAGTAAATGGAGAACAGATCGTGTTAACGAGGCGATATTAGAAAAGAACGGTTATCTTAAAAAGAATGCAAAAACAAATGATGTTTCTGCTGAAAGTTCTTTTAGTACAGAAACTTATTTGAATGCCCCAACGATGACTTACGGAGGGAATGAAGAAGTTGTTCTGAAAAAAGGAGTTGGAAAGAAACCTAAAACAGGAAAAGATGGTGCTGTAATTGAACAAAAAAATGTATATGCGCAACGTTCTTCAGGAATTATTTTACCTGAATATAGACTTCCAACAGAAGCTGAGTGGGAATATGCAGCTGCAGCAGATGTAGGGCAAAGAGAATACAATATTTATAAAGGGCAAAAGAAATACCCTTGGTCTGGTGGTTACACTCGTTCTGGAAAAAGACAGAATAAGGGAGATCAATTGGCTAACTTTAAGCAAGGAAATGGTGATTACGGAGGTATAGCAGGTTGGTCTGATGATGGAGCTGATATAACTAATGCGGTTAAAAAATACCCTGCTAATGATTTTGGTTTGTATGATATGGCAGGAAATGTTGCAGAATGGGTTGCCGATGTATACAGACCTGTAATCGATAATGAAGCAAATGATTTCAATTACTTTAGAGGGAATCTTTATACCAAAAATAAAATAGGAAAAGACGGTAAAGTAGAGATTGTTACCAAAGATAATATCAAGTATGACACATTAAGTAATGGAAAAATAATTGCGAGAAACTTTCCTGGTCAAATTGCACAAGTTCCAGTTGATGAGCAAGAAACTTATTTGAGACAGAATTTTGATAAGAGTGATAATATTGGTTACAGAGACGGTGACAAACAATCGTCTAAGTTTTATAATTTCGGATCTTCTGAGTCTGAAAATGACAAAGCAACGACTGATAAAAATATGTATAACTCGCCTAAACATAATGTTACAACTGACAGTTTAGGGTTAATGGTTAGAAAATATGATAAGTCAAGTAAGAGAACTACTTTAATAAATGATAAGGTAAGAGTTTATAAAGGGGGATCTTGGAGAGACAGAGCTTATTGGTTGGATCCAGCTCAAAGAAGGTATTTCCCTCAAGATATGGCTACAGATTATATCGGATTTAGATGTGCAATGTCAAGAGTAGGTCCAAAAGCTGAAAAAAGAAAATCACCTAGAAATTAA
- the porV gene encoding type IX secretion system outer membrane channel protein PorV, whose translation MRKLILYTICLFSFSFIKGQERTINPAVPFLMVAADARAAGMADIGVATSADAFSQQWNPAKYAFSTEKQGLSISYTPYLTDLANDISLGQLTYYNKISERSAFAGSLRFFGFGDIELRENAFDDPRTVSPNEFALDGSYSLKLSEKFSMAVAGRYIRSNLKVISNDGDASAANSFAIDVAGFYQSEEIVYNSFNGRWRAGFNIQNLGPKISYDNDEISSNFLPANLKIGTGFDFILDDANKIALNLEFNKLLVPTPQNSDINGDGTISGPDELALLNKNKADYKKIGWASGIFKSFGDAPDGFKEELQEITYAAGAEYLYQDSFAIRAGYFHENPSKGARKYFSLGAGFKYTTIKVDVSYLFSASKIPNPLENTLRFSLTFNFGDKYDQY comes from the coding sequence ATGAGAAAACTAATACTCTATACAATTTGTTTGTTTTCATTTTCTTTTATCAAAGGACAAGAAAGAACAATCAATCCCGCAGTACCTTTCTTAATGGTAGCTGCCGATGCCAGAGCCGCGGGTATGGCCGATATTGGCGTTGCAACTTCTGCAGATGCTTTTTCTCAGCAATGGAATCCAGCAAAATATGCGTTTTCGACTGAAAAACAAGGCCTTTCCATAAGCTACACTCCCTATCTTACAGATTTAGCAAACGACATCTCTCTAGGGCAATTAACCTATTACAATAAAATTAGTGAACGAAGCGCCTTTGCAGGAAGTCTACGTTTTTTTGGCTTTGGCGACATTGAGCTAAGGGAAAACGCATTTGACGACCCCAGAACCGTTTCTCCAAATGAATTTGCCTTAGACGGATCTTATTCCTTAAAATTAAGCGAAAAATTCTCCATGGCCGTTGCGGGTAGATACATTCGTTCCAACCTAAAAGTGATATCAAATGATGGTGACGCATCAGCTGCAAATTCATTTGCAATAGATGTAGCCGGTTTTTACCAATCAGAAGAAATCGTTTATAACAGTTTCAATGGAAGATGGAGAGCCGGATTTAACATCCAAAATCTTGGTCCAAAAATTAGCTATGACAATGACGAAATAAGTTCTAATTTCTTACCAGCTAATTTAAAGATTGGAACCGGATTTGATTTCATACTAGATGACGCAAATAAAATTGCCTTGAATCTTGAATTTAACAAACTACTCGTCCCAACCCCCCAGAATTCAGACATAAATGGAGACGGAACAATTAGCGGACCCGATGAACTTGCCTTACTAAACAAAAACAAGGCCGATTACAAAAAAATAGGATGGGCTTCCGGAATCTTTAAATCATTCGGAGACGCACCAGACGGATTCAAAGAAGAATTACAAGAAATTACATACGCCGCAGGAGCCGAATATCTTTACCAAGATTCATTTGCCATTCGCGCAGGCTATTTTCATGAAAACCCCTCAAAAGGAGCGCGAAAATATTTTTCACTTGGCGCTGGATTTAAATACACTACAATTAAGGTAGACGTTTCTTATTTATTCTCGGCATCCAAAATCCCAAATCCATTAGAAAATACTTTGCGTTTCTCTCTTA
- a CDS encoding UDP-N-acetylmuramoyl-tripeptide--D-alanyl-D-alanine ligase has protein sequence MDISYIHSLFLKCQSVSIDTRKIEVNSLFVAIKGERFDANTFAKEALDKGASFVIIDNKDYYIDQRTILVEDSLITLQELAKFHRQYLKLPIIALTGSNGKTTTKELIQVVLSKKYKTKATVGNLNNHIGVPLTLLSFNSNTEIGIVEMGANHKKEIQFLCELAQPDYGYITNFGKAHLEGFGGVQGVIEGKSEMYDYLSKNDKLAFINMEDPIQVERSIKLRTYSFGVKRDNVAVSIGSIKADPFVEVCYNETVISSHLIGLYNANNLNAALAIGKYFGVEDLSIKEALENYIPENNRSQLLTKGSNEIILDAYNANPSSMEVAIVNFLQLKNPNKVMILGDMFELGKESQQEHRAIVQMLLDEEKAECCFIGSEFYASKIEKLNFKFYNTFEDFSADLAKTKYKESTILIKGSRGMALERTLDFLG, from the coding sequence ATGGATATCAGTTACATTCATAGTTTATTTTTAAAATGCCAGTCGGTCTCAATCGATACGCGTAAAATTGAAGTGAATTCATTATTCGTTGCTATAAAAGGCGAACGTTTTGATGCTAACACTTTTGCAAAAGAAGCTTTAGATAAGGGAGCGTCATTTGTCATAATTGATAATAAAGATTACTATATTGATCAGAGAACTATTTTAGTTGAAGATAGCTTAATTACTCTTCAGGAATTGGCTAAGTTTCATAGACAATATCTTAAACTGCCTATTATTGCACTTACAGGGAGTAATGGTAAAACAACTACAAAGGAATTAATTCAAGTTGTACTTTCTAAAAAGTATAAGACCAAAGCTACTGTTGGAAACCTTAACAATCATATTGGTGTTCCTTTGACTTTACTGTCTTTTAATTCAAATACTGAAATTGGGATTGTAGAAATGGGAGCTAATCATAAAAAAGAAATTCAATTTTTGTGCGAACTAGCCCAGCCAGATTATGGTTATATTACTAATTTTGGTAAGGCACATTTAGAAGGATTTGGTGGTGTGCAGGGAGTTATTGAGGGCAAAAGTGAGATGTATGACTATCTTTCCAAGAATGATAAATTAGCTTTCATTAATATGGAAGATCCTATTCAAGTTGAGAGATCAATAAAATTGAGGACTTATTCTTTTGGTGTAAAAAGGGATAACGTGGCTGTAAGTATAGGTTCAATAAAGGCAGATCCTTTTGTAGAAGTTTGTTATAATGAGACTGTTATTTCTTCGCATTTAATTGGGCTTTATAATGCTAATAATCTGAATGCGGCACTTGCTATAGGGAAATACTTTGGGGTAGAGGATTTGTCTATTAAGGAGGCTTTGGAAAATTATATACCAGAAAATAATAGGTCTCAACTGTTGACTAAGGGTTCAAATGAAATAATCTTAGATGCTTACAATGCAAATCCCAGCAGTATGGAAGTGGCAATTGTAAATTTTCTGCAACTCAAGAATCCAAATAAAGTTATGATTTTAGGAGATATGTTTGAGTTAGGAAAAGAAAGTCAACAGGAACATCGAGCTATAGTTCAAATGCTTTTAGATGAAGAAAAAGCAGAGTGTTGTTTTATAGGTTCTGAATTTTATGCAAGTAAAATTGAAAAACTCAACTTTAAATTTTATAATACATTTGAAGATTTTTCTGCTGATTTAGCTAAGACAAAATATAAAGAAAGTACTATTTTAATAAAAGGTTCGAGAGGAATGGCTTTGGAACGAACGCTAGATTTTCTAGGATAG
- a CDS encoding SusC/RagA family TonB-linked outer membrane protein, translating to MKFTKSFIFCLLSILFSVYSQAQELTVSGKVYDESGLPIEGVVILIKGSSKGTTSDREGNYKIKAASGSSLVFSYMGYTSIMESINGRTVINARLQAESQSLQEVVINVGYGTQKKKNSTNAVSTVKSDAFEDRPISSVAQAMQGNAAGVNVIQTSGKPGASFDVRIRGLSSINSENSPLYVVDGIQTKDISGLNTEDIVDLSILKDATATAIYGVNGSAGVVIITTKRGKSNKNDFQFSSYLGLSKAVSNVDVLNLTDYKTLLNEINPSYLTTANDARYVGINTNWQDEILRTGIDQNYNFSYAGGTDKIKFYGALGYQMIEGIINPSKYNRFSGKINVNANLYSWLKTDVSMNVIQSDGSYISDNNSVGQGGAVMSALVTPSFLPIFGSQLKVRETNTDGSYKDGYKDGQYAENPYQSGWENPVSLLSRQNTTAVNRYLSSISFDVNILHNLLWKPMLSLDYTRSYNVQFVDPYSNVWGRNGDNNPNSDKGRGSNTIVNNNNLNFENTLSYILKFDDSELNLLAGMSMQKNSYTKAANSGTGFSIDQTSYDFDAAKNQFFENRENEVRSLSYFGRATYNIKNKYILNGVFRQSGASQLAKDNKWGFFPAVSAAWIVSNEDFLKDASTISELKLRGGWGKTGNLSGLPAYSSFDLNYTNPSTNATTLDQIGNPDLKWETATDINLGLDLGLFNNRIKFTADVYKKNTKDLLQIIYFPGFSKPYYYNAGEIENKGLELGLNTVNFTGDFKWNSNFNISFNDNKVVKLGLLKKMPFQNLTSVGESVILLTEGSSLGSFYGYKVDKVSPATGELLYKDMNGDGSITPDDRTNIGNPNPDFTFGLSNNFSYKGFSLDALITGSQGGDVFNASRMDLTLMSNYNNQSTEVLNRWTASGQITDVPKANDASALHVSDRFVEDGSYIRLKAVTLGYQFKLENWKLNSIKLYLTGQNLYTITNYKGFDPEVGAFNNATGIGQGIDLGTYPQVKTFIIGLKANF from the coding sequence ATGAAATTTACAAAATCATTTATTTTTTGTCTTTTATCTATTCTATTTTCAGTTTACTCACAAGCACAAGAGCTCACTGTAAGCGGAAAAGTATATGACGAGAGCGGATTACCCATTGAAGGAGTAGTCATTCTAATCAAAGGAAGCTCTAAGGGAACAACTTCGGATAGAGAAGGGAATTATAAAATAAAGGCTGCTTCTGGCAGTTCTTTGGTATTTAGTTACATGGGGTATACTTCCATTATGGAAAGCATTAACGGGAGAACTGTCATCAATGCAAGGCTTCAAGCCGAGTCACAATCCTTACAAGAGGTTGTGATCAATGTAGGTTATGGAACTCAGAAGAAGAAGAATTCGACAAATGCAGTTTCTACGGTTAAGTCAGATGCATTTGAAGATCGCCCTATTTCATCTGTTGCTCAAGCAATGCAAGGTAATGCAGCAGGGGTAAATGTTATTCAAACTTCAGGAAAACCAGGAGCAAGTTTTGATGTAAGGATTAGAGGACTGAGCTCGATCAATTCTGAAAACTCACCTTTATATGTTGTAGATGGAATTCAGACAAAAGATATTTCTGGTTTAAACACAGAAGATATTGTGGATTTATCCATTTTAAAGGATGCCACCGCAACCGCCATTTACGGGGTTAATGGTTCAGCTGGTGTTGTGATTATTACAACTAAAAGAGGAAAATCAAATAAGAATGATTTTCAGTTTAGTTCTTATTTGGGTTTGTCAAAAGCAGTTAGCAATGTAGATGTTTTAAATTTGACAGATTATAAAACATTGCTAAATGAAATTAATCCAAGTTACTTAACAACTGCAAATGATGCAAGATACGTAGGTATAAATACCAATTGGCAAGACGAAATTTTGAGAACCGGAATTGATCAGAATTATAATTTTTCTTATGCTGGAGGTACTGATAAAATAAAATTCTATGGGGCTTTAGGATATCAGATGATAGAAGGGATAATAAATCCATCAAAATATAACAGATTTTCAGGAAAAATAAATGTGAATGCCAATCTTTATTCTTGGTTGAAAACCGATGTTAGCATGAATGTTATTCAATCGGATGGCTCATATATTAGTGATAATAATAGTGTAGGACAAGGTGGTGCTGTGATGAGTGCTTTAGTTACGCCTTCATTTTTACCTATTTTTGGCTCTCAATTGAAAGTTAGAGAAACAAATACTGACGGATCTTATAAAGATGGTTATAAAGATGGTCAGTATGCCGAAAATCCGTATCAATCAGGCTGGGAAAATCCAGTTTCATTATTGTCAAGACAAAACACTACAGCTGTCAATAGATATTTAAGCAGTATTAGTTTTGATGTTAATATTTTACACAATTTGCTTTGGAAGCCAATGCTGTCGTTAGATTATACTAGATCTTATAATGTTCAGTTTGTTGATCCATATAGTAATGTGTGGGGAAGAAATGGAGACAATAACCCTAATTCTGATAAGGGAAGAGGTAGTAATACGATAGTGAACAATAATAATCTGAATTTTGAAAACACTTTAAGCTATATATTGAAATTTGATGATTCTGAACTAAACTTATTAGCGGGGATGTCAATGCAGAAAAATAGCTATACGAAAGCTGCAAATTCTGGAACTGGGTTTTCTATTGATCAAACTAGCTATGATTTTGATGCTGCTAAAAATCAATTTTTTGAAAATAGGGAAAACGAGGTAAGAAGTCTTTCTTATTTTGGAAGAGCTACTTATAACATTAAAAATAAATACATTCTGAATGGAGTATTCAGACAAAGTGGTGCTTCTCAATTAGCAAAAGATAATAAATGGGGTTTTTTTCCAGCAGTTTCTGCCGCTTGGATTGTTTCCAATGAAGATTTCTTGAAAGACGCAAGTACGATTAGTGAATTAAAGCTTAGAGGTGGTTGGGGAAAAACGGGTAATTTATCCGGATTACCAGCTTATTCAAGCTTTGATCTGAATTATACAAATCCTTCGACCAATGCTACAACATTAGATCAAATAGGTAACCCTGATTTGAAATGGGAAACAGCTACTGATATTAACCTGGGATTGGATCTGGGGTTATTCAATAATAGAATCAAATTTACGGCAGATGTGTACAAAAAGAACACAAAAGATTTGCTCCAAATTATCTATTTTCCAGGTTTTTCAAAACCATATTATTACAATGCCGGTGAAATTGAAAACAAAGGATTAGAATTAGGTTTAAATACGGTAAACTTCACAGGCGATTTTAAATGGAATTCTAATTTTAATATTTCTTTCAACGATAATAAAGTGGTTAAATTAGGCTTACTTAAAAAAATGCCATTTCAAAATTTAACTTCTGTTGGAGAAAGTGTAATTCTATTAACTGAAGGAAGTTCTTTAGGAAGTTTTTACGGCTACAAAGTAGACAAAGTAAGTCCTGCGACAGGGGAATTATTATACAAGGATATGAATGGGGACGGAAGTATAACACCAGATGACAGAACTAATATAGGGAATCCTAATCCGGATTTCACCTTTGGTTTGAGTAATAATTTTAGTTATAAAGGATTCAGCTTAGACGCTTTAATCACAGGTTCACAAGGCGGAGATGTCTTTAATGCCTCAAGAATGGATTTGACGTTGATGAGTAATTATAACAATCAATCAACCGAAGTTTTGAATAGATGGACTGCTTCGGGTCAAATTACGGATGTTCCAAAAGCCAACGATGCAAGTGCTTTGCACGTTTCTGACCGATTTGTGGAAGATGGTTCATACATCCGATTGAAAGCCGTTACGCTTGGATATCAATTTAAATTGGAAAATTGGAAATTAAATTCAATAAAATTATATCTAACTGGGCAAAATCTATATACAATAACTAACTATAAAGGTTTTGACCCAGAAGTAGGAGCATTTAATAATGCTACAGGAATTGGTCAAGGGATTGATTTAGGAACATATCCTCAAGTTAAAACTTTTATTATTGGACTAAAAGCCAATTTTTAA